ATCAGGCATTTTCGCGAAAAATTCAACATCTTCATGGGTGATCGAAGCGTTGGGCGTTTCAAGATTGAAACGAGTTGGTGGCACACAACTCGGAATGGCTCCGTAGAATTTCAAAGGTTGTAAAGAGCCTTCTTCGAACATGAAACGAACGCCATCAATTCCAAAAACGTTGGCCATCTCGTGTGGATCTTGAAGCACAGCAACTGTACCATGCTTCAGAGCAATCCTGGCGAACTCGTTACATCTTATCAAACTGCTTTCCACATGCATATGGGCATCTATGAAACCTGGTAGACAGTAAAGTCCTTTCAGATCGATCACTTCAACAGGTTCATTGATGGTTACATCACCTTCTTCGACGAACTCGAACTTGCCGTTTTTCACCGAGAACCAACCATGAAAAACTCTTTGAGTGGTGACATCCACTATCGAACAATTAAAGAATATCTTTCTTTCCACTCCTATCCTCCTCGATCAATATCTCTACAGCCTTGATGGTCACATCGATGGCTCTTTTCTCCGCCACACGGAACAATTTTTCTTTTTCCTCCAAACTTGGCTGAGGTTTGAGCCATATGTTCGAATCCGTTGCCAAGATCGCACCAGTTCGAACGTGTTTCACACTGCCTAGGATGAACGTTATGGCACACTCTTGTTCTGCAGCCACAACACCACATTCCCTCAAGAACTCGTTCAGATTCTGATCTTGAACATAATAAGCATCCCGTGTATAGACAACGCCATGGTAGAAATCGTATCCTAAGTATTTTGCCGCTCTCATCAAAGCCAAAGTCACCCTCAGATCGGCAACGGCAGGGAATGGCGCCGGAGCGTAAGCATGGGATGTACCTTCACCACGATAAGCTGCCGTCGCGATCACGAGTGAGCCTATGGGCATATCGGGCTGTCTGGAACCTGCCGAACCTACACGGATCAAAGTCTTCGCCCCAACCTTTATGAGCTCCTCTATCGCTATCGAAGCCGAAGGACCTCCGATGCCCGTTGAACACACACTCACTTTCACTCCATTCAACGTTCCCGTATAGACATGGTAAGCGCGATTCCTAGCGATCAAGACAACATTTTCCAATCTCTCGGCGATCTTCTCGGCCCGAGCTTCATCTCCCGGTATGAAAACGTATTCTCCCACGTCACCGAACTTACAGCGTATATGCTTTTGAATCTCCATATCTATTCCTCCCTCAACACTAGAAGATCTTCCGGTGGAACGTGCACAAAAATCTTCGAGCTATCCGGAATATTCGACGAAACATCCGATTCGACAGAAAATTGACGTTCCTCCAATTTCAAAATGAGTAGGACGGTTTCACCTTGGTACAACTTGGAAAGTAGTTGGACTTCGAAGGAATTTGGAGATTCCTTTTGAACGATTTTCATTCTTCTTGGTTTTGCGAAAAGCACGACTCTATCTCCAGGCTTGATTTCACTGGTGATGCGTGCCATGAACGATTTGTCGCCACAGATAACTTCCGCGAAGTTTTCGCGAATCGTTCTCACATGACCTGTCGCCAACATTTGAAAACCCATGAAGCTGGCAACAAATTTGGTTTTTGGATTGAGATAGACATCTTGGGGAGTACCGACTTGTTCGATCTTTCCATCTCTCATCACCACTATTCGATCTGACAAAGCCACCGCTTCGGATTGATCGTGAGTAACGTAGATCGTTGTGATCGCAAGTTTTTGTTGAAGTTGTCTCAGCTCACTGCGCATTTCAGCTCTGAGGTTCGCATCGAGGTTCGAAAGCGGCTCATCCATGAGAAGCAGATCTGGTTCAATCACTATAGCTCTGGCTATGGCCACGCGTTGTTGCTGACCTCCTGACAACTCTGAGGGAAGTCTATCTTCAAAACCTGAAAGTCCAACCAGTTCAAGAGCATCCCTGACCTTTCTTTCTATCTCTGCTTTTGGCAATCTCCTCATTCTCAAGCCGAAAGCAACATTTTCAAAAGCGTTCATGTGAGGAAAAAGCGCATAATTTTGAAAGACTATACCGATGTTCCTTCTGTGTGGAGGCACGTTCGTGTAGTCTTTTCCATCCACTATGACCTTGCCCTCGATGGGTTTGAGAAAACCTGCAACTACTCTGAGCGTTGTAGTCTTGCCGCAACCGCTCGGACCGAGGAGAGAAACGAATTCACCTTTCTGCACGGAAAGGTTTAAATTTTTCAGCACTGGCTGATTTTTCTGATAAGCCACCGTCAAATTGATCAATTCCAAGAAAGCCACGGTTCATCCCTCACACGAATTTGGAGATTCCAAGGAGTTTTTGAGCGATCAACACTATCACCAAAGTTAAGCCTATGAGGAGAGTAGAGAGTGCAGCGATGCTGGGATTGTAATAGTATTCCATGTACGTCATCATGACGATGGGTAGAGTGTTCACACCAGGTCCACTGAGAAACAACGACACTGGAACCTCGTTGAAAGAAATGATGAACGTCATTATGAATGCGGATATCATTCCAACCTTGATGTTCGGCAAGACCACAAGAAAGAAGCTTTTGATGGGATTCGCGCCAAGACTTTGAGCGGCTTCTTCGACCGAGATTGGCAGGTTCACCAAGCTGGCGAGAGTTGATCTGATAGCGTATGGAAGAACGATCGCCGTATGGCCTATCAACAGTGTTGTCTCGATCGAAAATATACGCAGCAGCACGAAAAATCTGAGTAACGCCAGCCCAGCCACCATGCCTGGCACTATCGAAGGAGAAGTGCTGATCAGTTCGATCAACCTCTTTCCCTTGAAGTCGTATCTGGAAGTAGCATACGCAGTCGGGACTCCAAGCAGGAGTGATAGAAAAGAAGCTAAAAGTGCGATGCGTAAGCTCAACAACAAGCTCTTTTGGAACATGGACATACCGATGACTTTTTTAAACCATGATAGGGTGAAACCGGTGGGTGGGAATCTGAGCGTCGAGCTGGGTTCGAAAGAAGCGAAAAAGATTATCAAAAAAGGACCAAGCATGATGGAAAGCGCAACAACGAGGGAGAACACCAACCACTTGCTCTGCGTCATTTTTTCACCCCGATCGTGCTGATAGCTCGCGAAAGAGTGTTAA
This sequence is a window from Pseudothermotoga sp.. Protein-coding genes within it:
- a CDS encoding nucleoside phosphorylase, with product MEIQKHIRCKFGDVGEYVFIPGDEARAEKIAERLENVVLIARNRAYHVYTGTLNGVKVSVCSTGIGGPSASIAIEELIKVGAKTLIRVGSAGSRQPDMPIGSLVIATAAYRGEGTSHAYAPAPFPAVADLRVTLALMRAAKYLGYDFYHGVVYTRDAYYVQDQNLNEFLRECGVVAAEQECAITFILGSVKHVRTGAILATDSNIWLKPQPSLEEKEKLFRVAEKRAIDVTIKAVEILIEEDRSGKKDIL
- a CDS encoding ABC transporter ATP-binding protein, translated to MAFLELINLTVAYQKNQPVLKNLNLSVQKGEFVSLLGPSGCGKTTTLRVVAGFLKPIEGKVIVDGKDYTNVPPHRRNIGIVFQNYALFPHMNAFENVAFGLRMRRLPKAEIERKVRDALELVGLSGFEDRLPSELSGGQQQRVAIARAIVIEPDLLLMDEPLSNLDANLRAEMRSELRQLQQKLAITTIYVTHDQSEAVALSDRIVVMRDGKIEQVGTPQDVYLNPKTKFVASFMGFQMLATGHVRTIRENFAEVICGDKSFMARITSEIKPGDRVVLFAKPRRMKIVQKESPNSFEVQLLSKLYQGETVLLILKLEERQFSVESDVSSNIPDSSKIFVHVPPEDLLVLREE
- a CDS encoding ABC transporter permease, which encodes MTQSKWLVFSLVVALSIMLGPFLIIFFASFEPSSTLRFPPTGFTLSWFKKVIGMSMFQKSLLLSLRIALLASFLSLLLGVPTAYATSRYDFKGKRLIELISTSPSIVPGMVAGLALLRFFVLLRIFSIETTLLIGHTAIVLPYAIRSTLASLVNLPISVEEAAQSLGANPIKSFFLVVLPNIKVGMISAFIMTFIISFNEVPVSLFLSGPGVNTLPIVMMTYMEYYYNPSIAALSTLLIGLTLVIVLIAQKLLGISKFV